The sequence TCGATGTAGCGCACCGTAGCGGTTGCGCTGATGGCATCTTCGGGAGCGGGCAGGGTGTCGTTGGCACCGTCGTTGGCCACAGGCACGTTGGAGTCGTCAACAGAAGATCCTACGGTATCATCCACGGGTTCCCGTGCAGCGCCGCACGCGGCGATCAGGCAGGCAACACAACTCAAGACAACGAGGCGACGCATGGGCACGTGGGGCGTTGGGGGATGGATCACGCAACCGCCTGAGCGGCAGCGGCCTTTTCGTCGTCAACCGCTGTGCCGACCTCGTGGATCCATCCGCCGCCCAGCACGTCGTCGCCGTCGTAGAGCACCACGCTTTGCCCCGCGGTGATCGCGCGCCGCGGCTCGGCAAAGGCAACCTTCAGCACGTCGTCGTCTTCCTGCCACACCAGGCACCCGGCGCCGGCATCGTTGTAGCGGATGGTGCCCCACGCGGGCCGCTCGTCGGTGAGGCGCGGCTCCTTCACCAGATTGATCTCGCGGGCCGTGAGCGTTTGCTGCATCAGGTCTTCCTTCGGCCCCACCGTAATCGTGTTGGTGTCCGGATCGATGTGGGTGACGTACACCCGCTCGCCCAGGGCCAAATCGAGCCCGCGGCGCTGCCCGATGGTGTAAAACGGATAGCCGTCGTGCTGCCCCACGACCGTTCCATCCTTCAGCACAAAATCGCCGCCGCTTACCTCCTCCGCCAGCCCGTCCACGCGGTCTTTCAAGAAGCGTCCGTAGTCGTTGTCGGGGATGAAGCAGATCTCGTACGAGTCGGGCTTGTCGGCGACGCGGTCCAGGCCAAAGTCGGCGGCCATCTGCCGGATGTCCGGCTTGGTGTATTCCCCCAAGGGAAAGATAGACCGTGCCAGATGCTCCTGCGGGAGGCCCCACAGCGCGTAGCTTTGGTCTTTGTTGCGGTCGAGGCCGCGGCTTAGGAGATACCGATCGCGCGCGTCGTCGTGGCGCACCCGGGCGTAGTGCCCGGTGGCAATGTATTCGCAGTCGAGGTCGTCGGCCCGGCGCAGGAGCGCGGCCCACTTGATGTGGGTGTTGCACAGCACGCAGGGGTTGGGCGTGCGGCCGGCCAGGTACTCGTTGGTGAAGCGCTCGATGACCCAATCGCCAAACTCCTCGCGGATGTCGACGATGAAGTGCGGAAAGCCGTGACGCAGGGCGATGGCGCGGGCGTCGTTCATCGACTCCAGCGAACAGCACCCCACCTCTTTGTCCGAACGTCCGCCCGAGGTGGAATAGTCCCATGTCTTCATGGTAATGCCCACCACATCGTAGCCCTGCTCGGCGAGCAAAACGGCCGTCACCGACGAATCGACGCCGCCGCTCATGGCCACCAGTACGCGTCCTTTGCTGCTCATGACGTTCCTATATTCTGCGTTGTCTTGTTGATAGGATCATACGTATGCCACAAGCCGTCAGGCGTTGCACCCGCCGCGCGCGCTTCGTACAGAATCCGTTCACGAGGCCGCAGGGCGTCATTTTATTGCCCGGCACGCCGGGGCCCGCGGCTGTTTGGAACGACCATGCCCGGCTAGAGGTGCCTGCTATCGTTCGGTTGTCACACAGGCTCACGTGTATCGTGTACACCCACACCTATCGTCACCGCGTACGGTACCGCGAATGCGACCCCATGGGCGTCGTGTACCACACGCACTACCTCGATTATTTTGAGATGGCCCGCACCGAGGCCCTCCGCGCCGCCGGGGTGGCGTACCGCACGCTCGAAGAAAACGGCATCATCATGCCGGTGGTTGAGGCATCCGTCGACTACAAACAGCCTGCGCAGTACGACGACCTGCTGGCGGTGGAGGCGATCTTCGAAGCGCTGCCCACCGTGCGCGTGCCGATTCGGTATCGCGTGCGCCGCGCCGAGGCACCGGAGGTGCTGGTTACCGGCCGCACCACGCTGTGCTTTATGGATGCCGCGCGCCGTCGCCCCGTGCGCATCCCTCCGATGGTGCACGCGGCGTTTGCCCCGCACTTTGAATCCACGTCCTGACACGCATCCCTTCCCCTCGCTGCCTCATGCTTCCTCCGTACCTTACCGACGCCTCCATCGATGCCCTCGTCAGCCGTGCCCTCGAAGAAGATGTGGGCCCCGGCGACGTCACCACGCAGGCGACCGTGCCCCAAGGGCGCACCGCGGCCGCTACCCTTACCGCAAAAGAAGCGGGCTGCGTGGCCGGACTCCACGTCGCCGCCCGCGTGTTTTCAACCGTTGACCCCGCGGCCCGCTTCACGCCACAGGTTGCCGACGGCGCCCGCGTGGCGGCGGGCACCGTTGTGGCCGGGGTGCACGGGCCGGCGCGGGCGCTGCTTACCGCCGAGCGGCTCGCGCTGAACATCCTGCAGCGTATGAGCGGCATTGCCACGGCTACGCACCGCATGGTGGAGGCTGTGGGCGCGCATGACGTTGACATCCTCGACACCCGCAAAACGGCCCCCGGCCTGCGCACGCTCGATAAGTGGGCGGTGCGCCTGGGCGGCGGCACCAACCACCGCCTGGGCCTCCACGACCTGATCTTGATCAAAGATAACCACATCGCGGCGGCGGGTGGCATTGCCGAAGCGCTCGATGCGGCAACGCGTGCCGCCAATGGGCGGGCGATCGAGATTGAGGTGCGAACCCTCGACGAGCTCGATGCCGTGTGCACGCATGGCGGCGCCCAAATCGTGCTTCTCGATAACATGGCCGTGCGCACCGCGGATGGCTCCGTGGACACCACACGCCTGCAAGCGGCGGTAGAGCGCGTGGGGGGCCGAATGCGCACCGAAGCCTCCGGCAACGTGCGGCTCGATACCGTGCGTGCCATTGCCGCCACCGGCGTCGATGCCATCTCTTCCGGAGCCCTCACCCACTCCGTACGCGCGCTCGACCTGTCCATGCACATGGATCTGACGTAACCATCATCTGCTGCTGTGCCCATGAATGCAAACGACCGTGCCATCACGGCTCTGGTGGCGCTGGCCCACGGGCTGGTGCATACCTACGAGCTGTCTATCCCCATTTTTATGACGATCTGGCTGACCACGTTCGACGTGTCAACCGGCACGCTTGGACTGGCCGTTAGCACCGGGTACGCCCTTTTTGGCCTGGGGGCGTTGCCCGGCGGCATCTGGACCGACCGGGTGGGCGCGCGCCCTCTGATTGTTGGGTGTGCGGCGGGCATGGGCGGTGCGTTTTTGCTTCTTAGCGTGGCGCAGTCGCTGTGGACGATCAGCGGGGCGCTTATGCTGTGGGGCGCAGCGGCTAGCGTTTACCATCCGGCTGGGCTGTCGCTTGTCAGTACGGGAGCGCAGCAACGCGGCCATGTGCTTGCGCTGCACGGCATGGCCGGAAATGCGGGCATCGCGCTGGGCCCCCTTGCGGCCACCGTACTCCTCCTTTTTATGGACTGGCGCTGGGTGGCGGTGGCATTGGCGCTCCCTGCATTTGCGGCCGCCTTCTATGCCTGGAATGCCTCGTTCGATGCGCATGCGGCCGAGACGCGCGTGCCGTCGCGTGCAGCCAGCACAAAAGGATCGTCGTGGGCCGCGTTGTGGCAGTCGTCGCGTACGCTACTGGCCACGTCGTTTGCTGCGGTATTCGCCATCGTCATGTGCTCCGGGCTTTTTTACCGCGGCGCCCTTACATTTCTTCCGGATATGCTGGAGCAACTTGTCACCTTCCGGTTGCCGCTGAACCTGGAAGCCGGCCGCTACATCTACGCTGGGCTGCTCATTGTGGGCATGGCCGGACAGTATGCGGGCGGGCGTCTGACCGATCGCTTTCGCACCGAGCCGGCGATTGCCGTGGCCCTGGGGCTCCTTGCCGTCGTTGGCGCGGTGTTCTACCCCGTGGCGCAGTTGAGCACCGTGGCGCTGATTGGCATGAGCGCCCTGCTGGGCTTTTTGCTCTTTCTGGTGCAGCCGTTGTATCAGGCCACCGTTGCCGAGCACACGCCCACACCGCTGCGCGGGCTGTCGTATGGCTTCACGTACCTTGGCGTCTTTGGCGTGGGCGCGCTGGGCGCAGCGCTCACCGGCTGGCTCCTGGCACGCTACACCCCGGTCGTAATGTTTGGCGTCTTGGCACTCATTGCCCTGATCGGCAGTGCCATCGCAGCCGGCCTCGCCCTCTTCCCCAAAGAAAAAGCTGCCGCGCCCTCAACGGACCCGGCAGCTTGATGCGAGAACCACTTGTCACCTGCTACTGATCGGTGCTGGCCGTCTGCGGCGGGCCGCTGGGCGGCACCTTGCCCAAAATGATTCGCATGTCTTTGCGATCATAATGCGGCAACTCCAAAACGGCCGGACCAATTTCTGCAATCACCGACTCTGCTGTTGCAATCTGCTCGTAGATGGAGCGTGAAAAGTAGGCCGTCACTACTTCCAAAACGGTGTCTCCCACGTTGCGCACCTTCGTCTTGATGCGCAGCGGCTGAAGCGTCCGTCCATTGACCTTCAATGTCATGTTGCCAACGTTCGCCATGCCCGTTTCCTTATCGGCAAAGCCATAAAACGCCGTACCCCAGGTGTGCAGTCCGTCTTTCGGGTTGTATGTGTAGATCGCCTGGAAACCGGCGTCGTTGCCCGGGTACGTGTCGATGGTTATATCGCGCATCGCCGTACTTTCGATCGTCTGAACGCCCGTGATGGCACTCGTGCTCGACTCAACCTTCTGAGCCCGCACCGGCGTAAAAGCGGTTCCAAGGAGCAAGAATAGAGTTGCTACTGTCGCTATGCGCATGGTCCAATGGAAGTTTTGTGGCGAAGCCGCTACGTATCGTCTTTCACACTACAAAGTACGTGCCTAAAACTTGACGAGACCTCTATACGGCGAACCCTTGTGTGGTCTCGTCGCGGACGCTTGTCGTGCACGGTTTACTTTGTGAAAAACAATTCAATGTGTTAACGATGATTACGGCGCTTTGATCCGAAGGCGCATATCACAAGCCAGAAAGAAGCGCAACGATGCTGTTCTGCACCGAACGCGCCCTGTCTTCTATGATTCAACAGTTTGAATTAGCGCTTTTTGTACGCATCGTTTCGCCCGTGTCATGACAATTCATCCTGCCGTCCAGAACTTCTTCGACGAGGCGGCCCTCAGTCGCGAAGCGGTCGCCTGCTTCGCGAAAGCAGCAG comes from Salisaeta longa DSM 21114 and encodes:
- a CDS encoding acyl-CoA thioesterase, translated to MYTHTYRHRVRYRECDPMGVVYHTHYLDYFEMARTEALRAAGVAYRTLEENGIIMPVVEASVDYKQPAQYDDLLAVEAIFEALPTVRVPIRYRVRRAEAPEVLVTGRTTLCFMDAARRRPVRIPPMVHAAFAPHFESTS
- a CDS encoding MFS transporter yields the protein MNANDRAITALVALAHGLVHTYELSIPIFMTIWLTTFDVSTGTLGLAVSTGYALFGLGALPGGIWTDRVGARPLIVGCAAGMGGAFLLLSVAQSLWTISGALMLWGAAASVYHPAGLSLVSTGAQQRGHVLALHGMAGNAGIALGPLAATVLLLFMDWRWVAVALALPAFAAAFYAWNASFDAHAAETRVPSRAASTKGSSWAALWQSSRTLLATSFAAVFAIVMCSGLFYRGALTFLPDMLEQLVTFRLPLNLEAGRYIYAGLLIVGMAGQYAGGRLTDRFRTEPAIAVALGLLAVVGAVFYPVAQLSTVALIGMSALLGFLLFLVQPLYQATVAEHTPTPLRGLSYGFTYLGVFGVGALGAALTGWLLARYTPVVMFGVLALIALIGSAIAAGLALFPKEKAAAPSTDPAA
- the nadC gene encoding carboxylating nicotinate-nucleotide diphosphorylase, whose protein sequence is MLPPYLTDASIDALVSRALEEDVGPGDVTTQATVPQGRTAAATLTAKEAGCVAGLHVAARVFSTVDPAARFTPQVADGARVAAGTVVAGVHGPARALLTAERLALNILQRMSGIATATHRMVEAVGAHDVDILDTRKTAPGLRTLDKWAVRLGGGTNHRLGLHDLILIKDNHIAAAGGIAEALDAATRAANGRAIEIEVRTLDELDAVCTHGGAQIVLLDNMAVRTADGSVDTTRLQAAVERVGGRMRTEASGNVRLDTVRAIAATGVDAISSGALTHSVRALDLSMHMDLT
- the mnmA gene encoding tRNA 2-thiouridine(34) synthase MnmA, which encodes MSSKGRVLVAMSGGVDSSVTAVLLAEQGYDVVGITMKTWDYSTSGGRSDKEVGCCSLESMNDARAIALRHGFPHFIVDIREEFGDWVIERFTNEYLAGRTPNPCVLCNTHIKWAALLRRADDLDCEYIATGHYARVRHDDARDRYLLSRGLDRNKDQSYALWGLPQEHLARSIFPLGEYTKPDIRQMAADFGLDRVADKPDSYEICFIPDNDYGRFLKDRVDGLAEEVSGGDFVLKDGTVVGQHDGYPFYTIGQRRGLDLALGERVYVTHIDPDTNTITVGPKEDLMQQTLTAREINLVKEPRLTDERPAWGTIRYNDAGAGCLVWQEDDDVLKVAFAEPRRAITAGQSVVLYDGDDVLGGGWIHEVGTAVDDEKAAAAQAVA